The genomic segment TCAGCCGGTCGTCGTCCTCTCGGCGGCGCTGCCACGGCCAGCGCATCACCGGCCATCCCCCAAGCGGCGCTCCACTCGCTCCAGCGCCAAGCGGACGCGCACCGCCTCCTCCGGGGAAAGGATCTGTTGGGAAGCGACCCGCTCGAGGACCAAGGTCGATTCCCGGTGCAAGCGGTTGGACTCGGTAAGGGCCGGGAGTGTGTCGGCCATGAGCTTCGCCGACCGCTCCCGCTCGGCGTCCAGCGCCCGCCAGAGGGCCCGCACGACCCAGGCGAGGACGCAGAGGCCGGACAGCAACAACGCAAGCGGCAAGGCCGCCCAGCCATACGAGCCGACGAGGTCGCCCCAGTCGAAGGTCGGACCCACCGATCACGAGCCGGTGTCGGCCTGTTCCAGCCGGTCGAGCTCGGCCTCGGCCGCGTCGTACTGCTGCTCGTAGTAGCGCCGCTTGGCGGCCAGCTCGGCTCGGTCGCCGTCGGAGAGGTCGTCGCGAAGCTCCTGGAGGGCGACGGCCGAGAGGTTCGACCCCCAGCGGTTGAGCCGGGAGGCGACGACGAGACGGGCCGTCTGCGCCTGCTGCGACTTGGCGAACTCGATCAGGGCGGGGGCGAGCTTCGCGGCGAGGATGTCGCCGATCCGCTCGAAGTCGGCTTCGGTCATGTCGTCCTCCGGGATCGGTGGGGGCGGGGGCGGGGTGCTGCCGGCGACGGTCGTCCAGTCGATGCCGACGGCCAGCTCGGCGGGCGAGACGTTGACCTCGTAGTGCATGGCGTCGTAGGCGGTGTGGCCGGTCGCGGGGTTCCAGTCCCAGTCGCCGCCCCACCGGAACACGGCGAGACCGGCCTTCGTCCGGATGGCGCGGATGGCGGCGACCATCGCTGGCGGCATGTCGGTGACCAGGCGCGCCCCGTAGGGGTTGTCGAGCCAGTTGTGGTCCCCGGCGATGCCGTAGGCGTGCAGCGAGAACCCAGTGCCGCCGGTGATCGCCCGGCAGTTGTAGGCGCCGGTATCGAGCGGCCCGCAGGCGTACCCGTAGTGGCGCATCACCTGAGCGAGCGCCTTGAACGCCTCCTCGCAGCGGGAGTCGACCCAGCAGGCGCCGCCGCCGAGGTAGTCGACGCGGGCGAGACGACGGCCGCCGTCCATGCAGGGGGGCGCCCAGAGGGCGCGCATCTCGGTCGTGGTCCTCATGCGGGCCTCCAAGCGGGGCTGGTGAGGTCAGGAGACGGGCGCTGAGACGGCCTGTGGTGGCCTCAGCGGGACGAAGGCGTGAGCACCGGCCCCGGCGCCGCGTGGCGCTCCTGGGCCTCCCGGCCGCCGTATCCGGCGACTGTGGCGGGTGCCAGGCTCAGGACGCGCGGACGATCTGGACGCCGAGCAGGGCGGCGTCGCCCGCGGTGTCCGCTCCGGCCGTGCCGAGGCGGGTGATCCGGAGAAGGCTGGTGCGGGTCGGGTCGACGGTGACCGCCGGGAAGGCGGTCGTCTGGATCGTGCCGACGGCCGGGCCGGCGACCGTCTGGTTCCCGGTGGTGATCCCGGTCAGCGTCTCGCCGGACGCCTTGCGGACGCTGCCGAGGGACCACCGGACGTTGCCAGCGGCGGCGCCGGTGTCGAGCGTCCACCAGACGGTCACGATCACGGTCGCCCACCCGGACCGCCATCGCTGCGTGAACGCCGCGGTGGCGTCGGCGGCGGCGCCGAAGATCAGGGCCGGCCACTCGTCGGTTCCGGTGTCGGCCTCGGTAGGCGCCGGGTTGGCGCCGACGGCGAGGGCGCGCATCGCCTCGACACCGACCCAGACCTCGTCGTCGATCCACGTCGGGTCACCCGCCGTCGCCCCGACCAGGCGTTGCCCGGCCCTCGTCGGGTAGGCCAACTCGGCGACGGTCCCGGCGCCGGTGGACCGCCAGAGCCGGCCGGCCTGGGTGGCGGTCGCCTTCGGGACGAGGAGGGCGTCGGCTGTCGTCCTAGCGGCCGTCTCCGTAGCCACAGCGGCCGACACGTCAGCCGGTGTCGCGGCGCCGATGGCGCCCGGGGCGATGGCGTCCGACCCGCCGGTTGCGTGCGACGCCGCATGTGGGGTCGGGGTCCTGGCGTTGGTGAGTCGCGGGTCGGTGTTCACGACCAACACGGCGGTGTCGGGGATGCCGTGGACGCCGGTCGTCGCGCCTGCGTGGCTGTCGAGCGCCTGTTGCAACTCGGCCAAGTCGTCGGGGCTGGCCGCGATGGTGCCAGGCGCTCCGATGAGCAGGAGGTCCGACCCGTTGGGGCGGAGCCAGACCTGGTCGCCGACGGACGGAGCCACGGTGCCGGCGATCCTCACGGGCAAGGCGGCGTCGGTGTTGTCGGCGAGGACGGTGGCGACGGCGTTCTCAAGGTCGACGGCTTGGACGGTGCCGCGGGTCATTGCCCCGCCGGTGGGACGGTCGACGGCGAACACGACGGCATCGGCGAGCGCGTCGGCTCCGGACTCAAGGGCCCTGGCGAGGTCGCGCATCGGGTCGCGGGTCACGGGATATACCGCCTCGCTGTCACCTTCATGGCGCCGCCGAGCTGGAACGGGACGCTGAGACTGTCGATCACGTACAAGCCGGCGAGCCCGAGCCGGGGACGGACGACCTCGATCACGTCGCCCACGTCGTGCGCCGGGTTCGGGACGGCATCGAAGCTGACCTGCTCGGCGCGGCCCAGGCGAAGGGCCAGGATGCCGCGAGCGGATGCCTCGGCTTGGAGGTTCGTCAGCACCTTCTCGCCTCGGACGACCTCGGCTACCTCGCCGTACGGGCCATACCGGTAGGTCGGGCTGGTGGGGTCCATGTCCCAGGCCTGGCCCAGCACCGGCGAGTCGCTGTGGCTGTTCTCGCCCTGGACGATGATCCCGTTCGGCACCCGGTCAGAGCTGAGCGCCCGGGCCACCTCGAAGGCGGTCGCGTTCTCGTCCTCGGCGTAGCGGAGGACCCGGTCGAGGTAGACGGTCGCCGGCCGGAGAACGGCCGCCCCGGTGGCGTCAAAGGCGAGGTCGTAGCCGCCTGACGCTGCGAGCTGCTGCGCCTGGTCCCAGAAGTCGGCGCCGTACTCCAGGTACAGCGGTGGCGTCAGCCACTCGGACTGCACGCCGTTGAACGGGGCGAACGGCACCCGAGCGGCGACGAGCCGGCGGCACGCCTCGTCGATGGTCAGCCCGCCCGGGACAGCGAGCGGAGCGCCGGACGGCGCTTGCGCCAGGTGGGCGCGGTCGGAACCGTCGATGCCGACGTACCCGTATCCCGGCGTTGAGCTGGTCACGCGGAAGAGGCCCATCGGGCAGTCCTCGCGGGTGCCGTCCTTGTAGACGAAGCCGCGCCTCAGCCGGACCTCGGTCCCCCACGGCGTGAGCCGGGCGCGGAGCGCTCCGTCGTGGTCGACGACGACGACGCTCGACACGTCGCGTCGGATGGCGCCTTCCAGGTCGATGTCGACATCGCCGCCCGCGTTCGTGTCGACGGGGAGCGACGCGACCACCTCGCCGTTCTCGACGATCTCGGCGACGGTGGTCACCGTCTGGACGCTGGCGGCGACCTCGTCGAGGTACCGCTGTGAGACGGGGTACATGGTCAGAGCCGCCCGACTTCGACGACATCGACCGTCAGATCGTGGGCGTAGCGGACCGGGTAGGGCGAGCCGTTCGGCGGGCGGCCACGCTTGTTCTCCAGTTCCTTGCTCCCGGACCGTGCGAGGTACCAGCTCCGGCCGAGCTTGTCGCGCAGGAGCAGGGTTCGGCCGGGGCGGAGCAGCGCCTCGACGGCGTGATGCGTGGCCTCGTCGAGCAGGGTCACGGGAAGCGGCCCTTCCAGGCCGCGCTCGTGCTCGGCGTGGAGGACCACGGCCTTGCCGCCCCGGCCGTCGGGCCAGAACACGTCGGACGGGAGGTCGGTCGACAGCGTCCAGCCGGGCGGGACGATGATGCTCACGGCCGAGCCCGGCGTGTCGGGGTCCGACAGCCACGTTGCGAGAGGGTCCGGGCTGGTGTAGGCGACCGACTCGGACCAGTTGGACGACAGCACGGGGTCGGAGCTGTAGACCCGAGCGCGGTACAGGCGCTCGCCGAGCACCGGCACCTCCTCGTCCACCACGGAGCCGGCCAGGGACGACCCCAGCTCGAGGGCCTCGGCCCGCTTGACCGTCTGCCAGGTGGCGCCGCCGTCGTCGGAGAACTGGATTTCGGCGCTCATGCCCGAGCCGAGCAGGAGCGTCGCGAGCGGGACGGCGTAGAGGTACTGCGCCAGCACGTCGTCGTCGTCGAGCGTCGCCGTGCCCTTGGCGTGGGGGACGGGAACCCACGCGACACCGGGGGTCACAGCGGCCTTGACCGCCGAGAACCGCGAGCCCGTCGGACCGGCCGCCTGGAGGTCAGCGAGGTTCAGGTTCACGTGGTCGGTGAAGTGCGCCGGCGGAATGTCCTGCACGGAGCGCTTCACGTACATCTCGACGCCGGCCGCGGCGTTCCGGAAGCTGATGGCCCGGCTGACGGTGGCGCCCGTGGTGGGGATGAGCCCTTGCATGACGACGGGCCGGTACTCGGTGGTTGACCCCTTCCGCCAGGGGCCGTCGTAGGTGAAGATCGTCGTCCCGGCCGCGGTCCGGTAGGTGAGCGACACCCGGAAGTCGCAGGCGACGGAGAACTTCACGAGGGCGCCGACGAAGGCGCCCTGCCTACCGTCTCGGTACTCGACCGGGATCGCGGTCGGGCTGGCGCCGGTGCCGACGATGCCGGTGGTGCCGAACGCGTTCTTGACGACCTTCATGCGGCCGCCGTCGGTCGCCTCCCACGTCGGCGCGTTCGTCGTGCCAGACACTGCGGCCCAGCCCGACACGTTGGCGTCGAACTCCTCGTTCGACGGGAGGGCGTGACGGCGCTCGAAGTCGTCGTCGTCGGGGACGAACACCATCACGTACCCGCCGACGGTCGGGACGACGACGGCACCGGTGGCCGGGTCGAAGTGGACGCCGCGGGCTGAGCGGTTCCCGCCGACTTGGTCGGACAGGCTGGCGAAGCTGTAATCGCCCACCGGTTGCGTGCCGGCCCGGTTCTCCCAACCGGCCGCCGCCGGGGCGTCGTCGAGGAGCGACCAGTCCTCGGTGCCCGGCCGGAACCGCCAAGCTTGCGCCGACCGGCTGTTGAGCGTGGCGAACGGGTTGCCCGTCTCGGCGTTCGCGTGGGCGGTCATGCCGTAGAAGTGGCCGTTCACGAAGCCGGCGACGGCGTAGGCCGCGTCCACGTTGACGGCCAGCGTCTCGGTACCGGTAGCGAAGTCGTTCGGGGGGAGCAGGGCGGGCGTGAGCGGGTCGAAGGTGTCGCCGACGCGCTGCCAGAGCTGGAGGAGCGCGGGGTACGGCGCGCCGCTGGCGGTGGCGAAGGAGTCGTAGACGATGGACAGGACGGGGCCGGCGCTCACGTCCACGTCGCACGCCTCGCAGTCGCGGGGCAGCAGGCCGAGAGCGGCGCCGTCGAGGTCGGTCATGTCCTCGATCTGCCGGAAGGCCGTCGTCATGCCTTCGGGCGACACGGCCATGAGCCGTCCCGAGCGGCCGGAGCCGCCCAGGTCGTTCTCCTGGAGGTAGTGAACGACGACCATGTCGCCGTCGGAGAGGACGGCAGTCTCGCCGTAACCACCGGCAAGCCGGTAGCTCTGGCCGTGCGGGTTTATGGCGACCGGGAAGCACAGGTCGGCGGTGGCGCCGAGCGGTCCAGCATGACGGGCGGCCAGGTACAACTCGTCCGTTGTGAAGGTCCGATCCGGGTCCAGCTCCCATCGGCCGGTCGTGTTGTTGCGCCGGAATCCGACCATCGCGGGGAACTGACCGGCGGTGAGGTTCCAGTCGCCGTCGTACGGCCGCATCGACCAGCCGATGAGCCGGGGACCGTCGGCGCTCTGCACGACGACGAGGTCCGACACGTCGCCGCCGTAGCCCGGTGCGGTCCAGAGCCCTTCGGAGGTCGACACTTGGACGCGGTACCGCGTCTCGGTCGCCGGGTCGAAGAACACGACTGACATCGTGTTGAGCGGCGAGGGGGCGAACTGCGAGCCCGACCATGGGATCACCGTCGATGCGATCTGCCCGTCCGGGCAGGTGACGGCGAAGAACTGCTGCGAGCCCGACGGGTAGTCGTCGTCCTCCTCGAGCACCCGGGTTCGGAACGCCTGACCGCGGGGCAGCGTCGTGTCGCCTTCGAGCGCCCCGAAGGTCCCCGCCTTGCCGTGCAGGGTGACCTCGACCCGCTCGCCGACCTGGAGGATGGCGGCGGGGCCGGGGGTGGCCGCGTCGGGCTCGACGGTGAGCGGCGGCGGCGACGGAGGAACGACGGCCTGCTCGAACTCGTGGGAGTCCCAGGCGCTCGTCCGGCCGGAAGTGTCGGTCGCTCGGACGTAGGCCCACCACGTGCCGTTGGGCAGGTCGGTGTCGAGCGTGAAGGCGAAGAAGTTGCCGGTGGTCGTCGCCGTCAGGAACGGGTCGCCCGCCGCAGTCGGGTCCGTATAGGGATGGCCGGGTCCGTCGGGGAACAACAGCAGCTCGGCGTCTCGCTGGTCGTTGCCGTCCGGGTCGAAGAAGTTGTACGGGACGGTTGGCTGGGTGGTCGTCGTGACCGGGCTCGCCGGGCCGGTGATCTCGGTCGTGGGCGGGTCCGAAGCGACGACCGACCAGGGCACGCCGTTGTAGTCGAGGACGATGTAGGTCAGTGGCTCGGCGGTGAGGACGGCGAAGTCCTTCGCGACCGCCGTCTCCCAGTGCTTGAAGTGGGGCGGGTTCTCGGGCAGGCCGCCGAAGCCGAACACGGTCCCGTAGGTGTCGAGGGTGTAGCCGCGGGCGCCCGCGGCCCAGGAGTCCGGGTCGACCCACAGAGCGACGACGCGCTGCCAGCCGGGGGTCACGTCGGGGAGCACGCCGGGGCCGAGGGTGGCGCCGTTGCGGAGGTACAGGCGGCCCTCCGCGTCGACGACGATGTACTTCCGCGACGGGCTGACAGCCGGATAGTCCATCGCCACGTCGCGGGCGATGGGCGCGCTGTTCGGCGTGAGGATCGTGTCGGTCCCGGCGATCGCGGCGGCGTTGCCGAACTCGAACAGGCGCCCGAACCAGTCCATCGTGTAGCCGGCGCCCGTCGCTGACGGGTTCATGAGGATCGCCCGCCACCGATTGTCCCCGGTCGACACCGGCGGCACGTCGGGCATGGCGGCGGCGCCGAAGGCGAACAGCTTCCGGCGGGCGGTGAACACGTAGCCCGACGGCTCCAACCAGTCCGTCATGACGAAGTCGACGGCGTAGTCGTTCGTCGGCATGGCCGTGCTGTCGTCGTCGTCGGGGGCGTAGTCCGGCGTCTCCGGGGGCAGCGCCCCACCACGCGCCTGCAACCGGCCGTCGCTCCACAGGACGACGATCTGCTCGTGGGCGGCCGGGTTGACCGCAAGGCGAACGGCGTACGGCACCAGGGCTCCTCGTTCAGCAGGGCCGGACACCGGCCTCCACGGGCCGCTGGGGCGCCCGGGGCCGGTGCGGGTAGGTCAGTGGCGCGTCGCTGCGCCTGGGGCGTCTCAGGTCCGCGTCGTGGCGAGCTGCTTCTTGATCCGCTGGCCGGCCTGGGCGAGCCCGCGCCCGACCTTCTCGGCGAGGTCGTCCGCGTACACGTTGCCCTTGACGACCATCGTCATGGACACGAGCGGGCCGCCGACGGGCTCGGGATGGCCCAGGTTGTTGACGGCCATCGTGACGCTGTGAGGGTCGAGCCACCCGCCCTTGTCGAGCACCTTCACCGGCACCTGGTCGGCTCCGAAGAACCCGCCCTCGGCGTACCGGTAGGACGTGAACCCGCGGGGCATCCCGACAACCTCGAAGTGCCAGTCCTCGGCGGGGACCGGCCAGTGCGCGCCGATGTTGTAGCCGATGGCCCGGGTTGACGGCGTCGAGCCGGGCGAGTGGTCGATGGCGAGGCCGAGCTGGTGGTTCGACTGGCCGGGCGGCGCGACCAACGTGAGGGACGGGTCGCCCGCGATGAACCTCGCGTAGAGAGCGGCCTGCTCGGCGTAGGACCGGTACCCGGAGACGATGCTGTGGTAGCCGCCGGTCAGCGCGTTCCAGAGGTTGAACTTCGCCAGGGTGATCGGGTTGAGGCCCCCGGCGTCGCCGCCACCAGCGAAGGCCGACGTGGCGAGCGTCTGCGCCAGCCAGTCGCCGACGGCGTCGCGCATGTAGCCCGCCGCGTCGCGGGCGCCGTACTGGATCGGCCAGCGGAACGGGTCGAACGACGGGACCGGGGGGAGCTGGTCGCGCGACAGGAACATGGCGGGCGCGTCGCCGATGTTGGCGGTGTAGCCCGGCGGTCGGCCCGAGTAGAACGACGGCGGCACCCATGACCCGTCCTCGGCCTGGACGTAGCCGGGTTGCCACGGATGCTGACGGGCGTTGTCCTCGAACGTGTCGCCCGTCGTCCCGCCCGCGGCGAACCGGCGGACCTCGAGCCCCGGCGGCACCCGGTCCTTCGGGAGGACCGCCATCCCGTACCAGTCGGCAGCCGTGTTCAGGATCGCCCGCGCCCGTCGAGGGTCACCCAACCGGGGGATGTACGCCTCGCCGCCCGTCTCCGGCTCGGCCCACAGCCGCCAGGCGCCGCCTGGTGCGATCTGCGGTGCGTGGTCCTCGAAG from the Acidimicrobiales bacterium genome contains:
- a CDS encoding M15 family metallopeptidase — encoded protein: MRTTTEMRALWAPPCMDGGRRLARVDYLGGGACWVDSRCEEAFKALAQVMRHYGYACGPLDTGAYNCRAITGGTGFSLHAYGIAGDHNWLDNPYGARLVTDMPPAMVAAIRAIRTKAGLAVFRWGGDWDWNPATGHTAYDAMHYEVNVSPAELAVGIDWTTVAGSTPPPPPPIPEDDMTEADFERIGDILAAKLAPALIEFAKSQQAQTARLVVASRLNRWGSNLSAVALQELRDDLSDGDRAELAAKRRYYEQQYDAAEAELDRLEQADTGS